The following are from one region of the Qipengyuania flava genome:
- the phoB gene encoding phosphate regulon transcriptional regulator PhoB, with translation MHAAKLLLVEDDPALSELLEYRFTNEGYQVRTTSDGDEALLLAAEDVPDLVILDWMIEGTSGIEVCRRLRRDKETAHVPIIMLTAREAEDDRVRGLDTGADDYLTKPFSPRELLARVAAVMRRIRPALAGESIEVGDIMLDPVAHKVTRRGRTLQLGPTEYRLLKFFMESPGRVFSRGQLLDGVWGTESEIELRTVDVHIRRLRKAIEIEGAKDPVRTVRSAGYSLEA, from the coding sequence TTGCACGCCGCCAAACTGCTGCTGGTAGAGGACGATCCCGCCCTCTCCGAACTGCTTGAGTACCGTTTCACCAACGAAGGCTACCAGGTACGCACCACGTCCGACGGGGACGAGGCTCTCCTGCTGGCTGCGGAAGACGTGCCCGACCTCGTTATCCTCGACTGGATGATCGAAGGCACCAGCGGCATCGAGGTCTGCCGCCGGCTTCGCCGCGACAAGGAAACGGCCCACGTTCCGATCATTATGCTCACCGCACGTGAGGCGGAAGACGATCGTGTGCGCGGGCTCGACACTGGCGCCGACGATTATCTGACCAAGCCCTTCTCGCCGCGCGAGCTGCTTGCCCGCGTTGCCGCCGTCATGCGCCGCATTCGCCCGGCCCTTGCCGGTGAAAGCATCGAGGTCGGCGACATCATGCTCGACCCCGTCGCACACAAAGTCACGCGCCGCGGCCGCACTTTGCAGCTCGGCCCGACCGAATATCGCCTGCTCAAGTTTTTCATGGAGAGCCCGGGCCGCGTGTTCAGCCGCGGGCAGCTGCTCGACGGTGTCTGGGGCACCGAGAGCGAGATCGAACTGCGCACGGTCGATGTCCATATCCGCCGCCTGCGCAAGGCGATCGAGATCGAAGGCGCGAAGGATCCGGTCCGCACGGTGCGCAGCGCAGGCTACTCGCTGGAAGCCTGA
- a CDS encoding substrate-binding domain-containing protein — protein MTKTKSFIFAAVSAAALAACGSAGGDGASRDSIRAVGSSTVFPFAKAVSEAFVRSNPDFKSPIIESTGTGGGMKLFCAGVGADTPDMTNASRRMKASEFADCQANGVTDIIELQVGLDGIAFASAQGGITMNLTPKQVYEALAASPYGGEQTNTNWSDVDPSLPNQPILVYGPPSTSGTRDALKELVLEAGCKTNEEMKALKESDEDRYDQVCTEVRSDGAYVDQGEQDNLIVQKIEGNPNAVGVFGYSYLEENADKVQGLNMNGVAPTYENISSFEYPGARPLYVYVKKAHIDAIPGLKEYLAQWTTMWSKDGDLAKIGLVASPDDVMAANLTAATEFTTLDGTELK, from the coding sequence ATGACCAAGACCAAATCCTTCATCTTCGCTGCCGTTTCGGCTGCTGCCCTCGCCGCTTGCGGCAGCGCTGGCGGCGACGGCGCTTCGCGCGACTCGATCCGTGCGGTCGGCTCCTCGACCGTCTTCCCCTTCGCCAAGGCCGTTTCGGAAGCCTTCGTGCGCTCGAACCCCGACTTCAAGTCGCCGATCATCGAATCGACCGGAACCGGCGGCGGCATGAAGCTGTTCTGCGCCGGCGTCGGCGCTGACACGCCCGACATGACCAACGCCTCGCGCCGCATGAAGGCCAGCGAATTCGCTGACTGCCAGGCCAATGGCGTGACCGACATCATCGAACTGCAGGTCGGCCTCGACGGTATCGCTTTCGCTTCGGCGCAGGGCGGCATCACCATGAACCTGACGCCCAAGCAGGTCTACGAAGCGCTGGCCGCTTCGCCCTACGGCGGCGAGCAGACCAACACCAACTGGTCGGATGTCGATCCCTCGCTCCCCAACCAGCCCATCCTCGTCTATGGTCCGCCGAGCACCTCGGGCACCCGCGACGCGCTCAAGGAGCTTGTCCTTGAAGCCGGTTGCAAGACCAACGAGGAAATGAAGGCGCTCAAGGAAAGCGACGAAGACCGCTACGACCAGGTCTGCACGGAAGTGCGCTCGGACGGCGCCTATGTCGACCAGGGCGAGCAGGACAACCTGATCGTGCAGAAGATCGAAGGCAACCCGAACGCGGTTGGCGTCTTCGGCTACAGCTACCTCGAAGAGAACGCCGACAAGGTCCAGGGCCTCAACATGAACGGCGTCGCCCCGACCTACGAAAACATCTCGAGCTTCGAATACCCCGGCGCTCGTCCGCTCTACGTCTATGTCAAGAAGGCGCACATCGACGCCATCCCGGGCCTGAAGGAATATCTCGCCCAGTGGACGACGATGTGGTCGAAGGATGGTGATCTTGCCAAGATCGGCCTTGTAGCTTCGCCCGATGACGTTATGGCGGCCAACCTGACCGCAGCCACCGAGTTCACCACGCTCGACGGCACTGAACTCAAGTAA
- the pstB gene encoding phosphate ABC transporter ATP-binding protein PstB, which yields MSAKDVSVFYGDKKAIDEVSIDIPTEYVTAFIGPSGCGKSTFLRTLNRMNDTIPTARVEGEIALDGQDIYRSGMDVVQLRARVGMVFQKPNPFPKSIYENIAYGPKIHGLAEGKDELDAIVEKSLKRAGLWEEVKDRLQDSGTALSGGQQQRLCIARAIAVDPEVILMDEPCSALDPIATAKIEELIAELNGRYAIVIVTHSMQQAARVSQRTAFFHLGKMVEYGRTSDIFTNPHEQRTQDYITGRYG from the coding sequence ATGAGCGCCAAGGACGTCTCCGTATTCTACGGGGACAAGAAGGCGATCGACGAGGTTTCGATCGACATCCCGACCGAATACGTCACGGCGTTCATCGGCCCCTCGGGCTGCGGCAAGTCGACCTTCCTGCGCACGCTCAACCGCATGAACGACACGATCCCGACCGCGCGTGTCGAAGGCGAGATCGCGCTCGACGGGCAGGACATCTACCGCTCGGGCATGGATGTCGTGCAGCTGCGTGCGCGCGTCGGCATGGTCTTCCAGAAGCCGAACCCGTTCCCGAAGTCGATCTACGAGAACATCGCCTACGGCCCGAAGATCCACGGCCTTGCAGAAGGCAAGGACGAGCTCGACGCGATTGTCGAGAAGTCACTTAAGCGCGCCGGCCTGTGGGAAGAAGTGAAGGATCGCCTGCAGGACAGCGGCACCGCGCTGTCGGGCGGACAGCAGCAGCGCCTGTGCATCGCCCGTGCGATTGCCGTCGATCCCGAAGTGATCCTGATGGACGAGCCCTGCTCCGCGCTGGACCCGATTGCCACGGCAAAGATCGAAGAGCTCATCGCAGAGCTCAACGGACGTTACGCGATCGTCATCGTCACCCACTCCATGCAGCAGGCTGCACGTGTCAGCCAGCGCACCGCCTTTTTCCATCTCGGGAAAATGGTGGAATATGGTCGTACTTCTGACATATTTACCAATCCGCACGAACAGCGCACCCAGGATTACATCACGGGACGCTATGGATAA
- a CDS encoding LysE family translocator, with protein MIDAEKLAAFALVTAITSVVPGQSMMFVMGQAIWRGARAGWAALIGMQIGYLAWWALAAFGLGTLAATYPLAFRLLAYAGIAYLAWLGLAAIRHSSHPDTDTPDAPRHLSRNAFRDGIFVAIGNPKSLIYMVAIIPPFVDPAASIGPQIVILAVLALVIDLPIGALYIVAGQKLARVMERAATRRWIDRGIGALFLMISALVLVELVESGL; from the coding sequence ATGATCGATGCGGAAAAGCTTGCAGCCTTCGCGCTGGTGACGGCCATAACCAGCGTGGTGCCGGGCCAGTCGATGATGTTCGTCATGGGGCAGGCCATCTGGCGCGGTGCGCGGGCGGGCTGGGCCGCGCTCATCGGCATGCAGATCGGCTATCTCGCCTGGTGGGCGCTCGCCGCCTTCGGGCTTGGCACGCTGGCCGCGACCTATCCGCTCGCCTTCCGCCTGCTCGCCTATGCGGGGATCGCCTATCTCGCCTGGCTCGGCCTTGCCGCAATCCGCCATTCCTCCCATCCCGATACGGACACGCCCGACGCGCCCCGCCACCTTTCGCGCAACGCCTTTCGCGACGGTATCTTCGTCGCCATCGGCAATCCGAAATCGCTGATCTACATGGTCGCGATCATCCCGCCCTTCGTCGATCCGGCGGCATCCATCGGTCCGCAAATCGTGATCCTTGCGGTGCTGGCGCTGGTGATCGACCTGCCGATTGGCGCCCTCTACATCGTGGCGGGGCAGAAACTCGCCCGGGTGATGGAGCGCGCCGCCACGCGCCGCTGGATCGATCGGGGCATTGGTGCGCTCTTCCTCATGATCTCGGCGCTGGTTCTCGTCGAGCTGGTGGAGAGCGGGTTGTGA
- the pstA gene encoding phosphate ABC transporter permease PstA, whose amino-acid sequence MTERVAPTRTPAFEARLKKRYAAERRFKAIGLTAILFSVVVLVFLLGTMTVNGVGGFQRVELRVPVDFTQAGIAADPSTMEQPGALASLEAQGLRDVVQYFATEELGEEAAEELGSQAWRDVAAAIIADPSILREEVTFTLPASADLASGYEGEGAQDMQALAAQLAERGQIEKNFDSGFLTRSDATNPQQVGIWGALKGSMLTMIITLLLAFPIGVLAALYLEEYAPKNRWTEFIELSINNLAAVPSIIFGLLGLAVFLTLFPNLRSAPIIGGMTLALMTMPVIVISGRNAIKAVPPSIRDGALAVGASPVQVVFHHVLPLALPGILTGTIIGMARALGETAPLLMIGMRAFVATPPDGFTSPATVLPMQIFLWSDEIDRGFVERTSAAIIVLLLFLLVMNGLAIYLRNKFEKTW is encoded by the coding sequence ATGACTGAGCGTGTCGCCCCTACCCGCACTCCCGCGTTCGAAGCGCGGCTGAAGAAGCGCTACGCGGCAGAGCGCCGGTTCAAGGCCATCGGCCTGACCGCGATCCTCTTTTCCGTCGTCGTGCTCGTGTTCCTCCTCGGCACCATGACCGTCAACGGCGTCGGCGGCTTTCAGCGCGTCGAGCTGCGCGTGCCGGTCGACTTCACGCAGGCAGGGATCGCTGCCGATCCTTCGACGATGGAGCAGCCCGGCGCCCTTGCCTCGCTCGAGGCGCAGGGCCTGCGCGACGTCGTCCAGTACTTCGCGACCGAGGAACTGGGCGAGGAAGCGGCCGAAGAGCTCGGCAGTCAGGCCTGGCGCGATGTCGCAGCGGCGATCATCGCCGATCCGTCGATCCTGCGCGAAGAAGTCACCTTCACCCTTCCCGCCTCGGCCGATCTTGCGTCTGGTTACGAGGGCGAAGGCGCGCAGGACATGCAGGCGCTGGCCGCCCAACTGGCCGAGCGCGGCCAGATCGAAAAGAACTTCGACAGCGGGTTCCTGACCCGGTCCGATGCCACCAACCCGCAGCAGGTTGGCATCTGGGGCGCCCTCAAGGGCTCGATGCTCACCATGATCATCACGCTGCTGCTCGCTTTCCCTATCGGCGTTCTGGCAGCACTCTATCTCGAGGAATACGCGCCAAAGAACCGGTGGACGGAATTTATCGAGCTGTCGATCAACAACCTCGCCGCGGTGCCTTCGATCATCTTCGGCCTGCTCGGCCTGGCGGTCTTCCTCACGCTGTTCCCGAACCTGCGTTCGGCCCCGATCATCGGGGGTATGACCCTCGCCCTGATGACCATGCCGGTTATCGTCATCTCGGGTCGTAACGCCATCAAGGCAGTCCCACCCAGCATTCGCGATGGCGCGCTGGCGGTGGGTGCCTCGCCCGTACAGGTCGTGTTCCACCACGTCCTGCCGCTTGCCCTTCCCGGCATCCTGACCGGCACGATCATCGGCATGGCCCGCGCCCTTGGCGAGACTGCGCCGCTGCTGATGATCGGGATGCGCGCCTTTGTCGCAACCCCGCCCGATGGCTTCACTTCTCCGGCAACCGTCCTGCCGATGCAGATCTTCCTGTGGTCCGATGAAATCGACCGCGGCTTCGTCGAACGCACGAGCGCGGCCATTATCGTGCTATTGCTGTTCCTGCTCGTGATGAACGGGCTTGCCATTTACCTGCGTAACAAGTTCGAGAAAACCTGGTGA
- a CDS encoding extensin-like domain-containing protein has protein sequence MKVRISRRIGKFTGDRRVVLLLVALGLMVAGRAWLADHPQHNPWAPLDLRDPVGWATDTKLQALREDVPACRAVLERSAITHEALQPAGEGACLREDRTRLADYPLSPNTPATTCPTAVAMVLWERDAIQPAAQTIFGSPVARIEHLGAYSCRRLYGRDTGAWSEHATANAIDIAGFVLEDGTRISVLRDWPGEADKARFLREVRDGACGAFATVLSPDYNAAHADHFHLDMSPRWSSVCR, from the coding sequence GTGAAAGTGCGCATATCACGGCGGATCGGTAAGTTTACCGGGGACCGCCGGGTCGTCTTGCTGCTTGTGGCCCTGGGCCTGATGGTGGCCGGGCGCGCCTGGCTCGCCGATCATCCCCAGCACAACCCCTGGGCGCCGCTCGACCTGCGCGATCCGGTGGGCTGGGCGACCGACACCAAGCTGCAGGCGCTGCGCGAGGATGTCCCGGCCTGCCGCGCCGTGCTTGAACGCAGCGCGATCACGCATGAGGCGCTGCAACCCGCGGGCGAGGGCGCGTGTTTGCGCGAGGATCGCACCCGCCTCGCAGACTATCCGCTCAGCCCCAATACGCCTGCGACGACGTGCCCGACGGCGGTTGCTATGGTGCTTTGGGAACGCGACGCGATCCAGCCCGCGGCGCAAACGATCTTCGGTTCGCCCGTCGCACGGATCGAGCATCTTGGCGCCTATTCCTGCCGCCGCCTCTATGGGCGGGACACCGGTGCATGGAGCGAGCATGCGACCGCCAACGCCATCGACATTGCCGGTTTCGTGCTGGAGGACGGGACGCGCATCAGCGTGCTGCGTGACTGGCCGGGGGAGGCCGACAAGGCGCGGTTCCTGCGCGAGGTACGCGACGGGGCCTGCGGCGCCTTCGCGACGGTCCTTTCACCGGACTACAACGCGGCCCATGCGGACCACTTCCATCTCGATATGAGCCCACGCTGGAGCAGCGTGTGCCGCTAG
- the pstC gene encoding phosphate ABC transporter permease subunit PstC — protein MSPAILLLLALGLGLAGWLAARARAWTFRRESADGRIASLPNYHAWYVALWIALPVLAFVGLWSAIAPGLVSQSVLASPAAAELPEFGFQRQTILNEARAVATGAAPAVFNPQAAALVEPYREALSHYNFIGIAVALLIAFLGGTYAFLRLKPDFAARTKVERIVMAILLGASLVAILTTIGILASLVFETVRFFGMVSPIDFLFGTHWGPDPMANPENPDPSRYGAVPLFWGTLFIGAIIAMIVAIPLGLMSAIYLTQYANPKLRSWIKPALEILAGVPTVVYGYFAALTIAPAIRDIALAMGFANPSTESALAAGLVMGVMIIPFVSSMADDSITAVPQAMRDGSLAMGATTSETIRRVLVPAALPGIVAGIMLAISRAIGETMIVVMAASTAANLSANPLDRMTTVTVQIVKMLTGEGSFDHPATLSAFALGFVLFLVTLGLNFIALSVVKRYREAYD, from the coding sequence ATGTCGCCAGCCATCTTGCTCCTCCTGGCCCTCGGGCTCGGGCTCGCCGGATGGTTGGCGGCTCGTGCGCGTGCATGGACCTTCCGGCGTGAAAGCGCCGACGGCAGGATCGCATCCCTGCCGAACTACCACGCGTGGTATGTCGCGCTGTGGATCGCGCTTCCCGTGCTGGCCTTTGTCGGCCTGTGGAGCGCCATTGCTCCCGGGCTTGTAAGCCAGTCGGTCCTCGCGAGCCCGGCAGCCGCCGAACTCCCCGAGTTCGGTTTCCAGCGCCAGACAATCCTCAACGAAGCGCGGGCGGTAGCCACCGGAGCGGCTCCAGCGGTGTTCAACCCGCAGGCAGCGGCCCTGGTCGAACCCTATCGCGAGGCGCTGTCGCACTACAACTTCATCGGTATCGCGGTCGCGCTGCTGATTGCCTTCCTCGGGGGCACTTACGCCTTCCTGCGCCTGAAGCCTGACTTTGCCGCGCGGACCAAGGTGGAGCGGATCGTAATGGCGATCCTGCTCGGCGCGTCGCTGGTCGCTATCCTGACCACCATCGGCATCCTCGCGAGCCTCGTGTTCGAGACCGTCCGCTTCTTCGGCATGGTCTCTCCGATCGACTTCCTGTTCGGGACGCACTGGGGCCCCGACCCCATGGCGAACCCGGAGAACCCCGATCCCTCTCGCTATGGCGCCGTGCCGCTGTTCTGGGGCACGCTGTTCATCGGCGCGATCATCGCCATGATCGTGGCCATCCCGCTTGGCCTGATGAGCGCGATTTACCTGACGCAATATGCCAATCCGAAGCTGCGTTCGTGGATCAAGCCGGCGCTCGAAATCCTCGCCGGTGTTCCGACCGTCGTTTACGGCTACTTTGCCGCGCTGACGATCGCTCCGGCAATCCGCGACATTGCTCTCGCAATGGGCTTTGCAAACCCTTCGACGGAAAGCGCGCTCGCTGCCGGTCTCGTCATGGGCGTGATGATCATTCCGTTCGTCTCGTCGATGGCCGACGACAGCATCACCGCCGTTCCGCAGGCCATGCGTGATGGCAGCCTCGCCATGGGCGCAACGACGAGCGAAACCATCCGCCGCGTGCTGGTCCCCGCTGCCCTGCCCGGCATCGTGGCCGGCATCATGCTCGCCATCAGCCGCGCGATCGGCGAAACCATGATCGTGGTCATGGCCGCGTCGACCGCAGCGAACCTATCCGCCAATCCGCTCGACCGGATGACCACGGTCACTGTCCAGATCGTCAAGATGCTGACCGGTGAAGGCAGCTTCGACCACCCGGCAACGCTCAGCGCGTTTGCGCTCGGCTTCGTGCTGTTCCTGGTCACGCTCGGCCTCAACTTCATCGCTCTCAGCGTCGTCAAAAGGTACCGCGAAGCTTATGACTGA
- the phoU gene encoding phosphate signaling complex protein PhoU, translating to MQEHTVKAFDEDITRLRGLIAEMGGLAEAAIERSLEALVKGDDELADKVIKADKKIDALESEIDKLSVRIIALRAPMADDLREVIAALKIAGVVERIGDYSKNIAKASKEIGGNRKQFEPLTLLPAMAEVAAEMVHDVLTAYAARDAELAREVIATDEKVDAFYNSIFRNLVSHMVENPSTISSAAQMLFIARNLERVGDHATNVAEMVHFAATGTYPPDEDG from the coding sequence ATGCAAGAACACACTGTTAAAGCCTTCGACGAGGACATCACCCGTCTGCGCGGCCTGATTGCCGAAATGGGCGGTCTGGCCGAAGCCGCGATCGAGCGTTCGCTCGAGGCGCTGGTCAAGGGCGATGACGAGCTCGCCGACAAGGTGATCAAGGCCGACAAGAAGATCGACGCGCTCGAAAGCGAGATCGACAAGCTGTCGGTGCGCATCATCGCCCTGCGCGCGCCGATGGCCGACGACCTTCGCGAAGTCATCGCCGCGCTGAAGATTGCCGGCGTGGTCGAGCGGATTGGCGATTATTCCAAGAACATCGCCAAGGCGAGCAAGGAGATCGGCGGAAACCGCAAGCAGTTCGAACCGCTCACGCTGCTCCCGGCGATGGCCGAGGTGGCTGCGGAAATGGTCCACGATGTGCTGACCGCTTACGCTGCACGCGACGCCGAGCTCGCGCGCGAGGTTATCGCGACGGACGAGAAGGTCGACGCCTTCTACAATTCGATTTTCCGCAACCTCGTCAGCCACATGGTCGAGAACCCTTCGACCATCTCGAGCGCCGCGCAGATGCTGTTCATCGCGCGCAACCTCGAGCGCGTTGGCGACCATGCGACGAACGTTGCAGAAATGGTTCACTTCGCGGCGACGGGCACCTACCCGCCCGACGAGGACGGGTGA